A part of Salmo salar chromosome ssa18, Ssal_v3.1, whole genome shotgun sequence genomic DNA contains:
- the LOC106576959 gene encoding DNA-directed RNA polymerases I and III subunit RPAC1, which produces MAATMRNVDEIRDRVILCEFDVKNVHTTDYPGNYPGYDDTWSLQKFQRNFRIDLVQMDETSLEFDMVGIDAAIANAFRRILLAEVPTMAVEKVFIYNNTSIIQDEILAHRLGLIPIKADPRLFEYRNAGDEEGTEIDTIQLQLKIKCTRNLRATKDSADPRELYLNHMVYSKDMKWVPIGNQADVFADIDIGPVHGDILLAQLRPGQELDIVMHCVKGIGQDHAKFSPVATASYRLLPEITLMETVEGEKAERLKRCFSPGVIEVENHGGKVVAKVVNSRLDTCSREVLRHEDLKNTVKLARVRDHFIFSVESTGILAPDVLVTEAIKVLMTKCRRFLSELDSTEME; this is translated from the exons ATGGCAGCGACCATGAGAAACGTGGATGAAATTCGGGATAGAGTAATATTATGTGAATTTGATGTAAAAAAT GTTCATACAACCGATTACCCTGGCAATTATCCAGGCTACGATGATACATGGAGCTTGCAGAAATTCCAaagg AATTTCAGAATCGACCTGGTGCAAATGGATGAGACTTCTCTGGAGTTCGACATGGTGGGCATAGATGCAGCTATCGCCAATGCCTTTCGACGAATATTACTCGCAGAG GTCCCTACTATGGCTGTCGAGAAGGTGTTCATTTACAACAACACATCCATAATTCAGGATGAGATCCTTGCCCACAGGCTGGGCTTGATCCCTATCAAGGCTGACCCACGATTGTTTGAGTACAGAAACGCAG GGGATGAGGAAGGCACAGAAATAGACACAATTCAACTTCAACTGAAGATCAAATGCACCAGGAACCTCAGAGCCACCAAAGACTCTGCTGACCCCCGGGAACTTTACCTGAACCACATGG TGTACTCCAAGGACATGAAGTGGGTCCCTATTGGGAACCAAGCTGATGTGTTTGCAGATATCGACATCGGTCCAGTACATGGGGACATCCTTCTGGCACAGCTCCGGCCTGGACAGGAGCTGGATATAGTCATGCACTGCGTGAAAGGCATTG GTCAAGACCACGCCAAGTTTTCACCTGTGGCTACAGCCAGTTACAGACTCCTTCCTGAGATCACACTAATGGAAACAGTGGAGGGGGAGAAAGCAGAGCGACTAAAACGCTGCTTCTCCCCTGGAGTCATTGAGGTGGAGAACCATGGGG GAAAGGTTGTTGCCAAGGTGGTGAACAGTCGCTTAGATACCTGCAGTAGGGAGGTTCTCCGACATGAAGACCTCAAGAACACTGTGAAGCTTGCAAGAGTGCGGGACCATTTCATCT TTTCTGTAGAATCCACTGGCATCCTGGCACCTGATGTCTTGGTCACAGAGGCCATCAAAGTTCTCATGACCAAGTGTCGAAGATTCCTCAGTGAGCTCGACTCCACGGAGATGGAATAA
- the LOC106576958 gene encoding F-box only protein 28, with protein sequence MAAVVEGLERGFEALDCDSVLPRLSTPPPDQPHQNNPLLGLPIVAIEMVFNFLSYDEISLIRLVCKRMDMICQRMLNQGFLKVERYHSLCQRQVKAQLPRRESERRNHSLARHADILAAVETRLSLLNMTFMKYVDSNLCCFIPGKVIDEIYRVLRYVNSTRAPQRAHEVLQELRDISSMAMEYFDEKIVPILKKRLPGADLSGRLIGSAPVAGPSTSLTTMSLLAKNTPSRSEMTKVQQQVKVNGVSMTALRREMQEVRVKQLEQQKQLQDQEQKLLEQTQVIGEQNARLAELEHKLRELMDSAVGGGARPAVASTSSASSSTGSAAVATSSAAVTTAASAMAAVVETEGSPPLKRTRKSSDLLRQSKRLRSKK encoded by the exons ATGGCGGCCGTTGTGGAAGGACTAGAGCGAGGTTTTGAAGCCCTGGATTGCGACTCGGTGTTACCGAGATTGTCTACACCACCTCCGGATCAACCACACCAGAACAACCCGCTATTAGGACTTCCCATTGTGGCGATTGAGATGGTTTTCAATTTCCTGTCTTACGACGAAATCAGCCTCATACGCTTG GTATGCAAGCGCATGGACATGATCTGTCAGCGCATGCTGAACCAAGGCTTCCTCAAGGTGGAGCGCTACCACAGCCTGTGCCAGAGGCAGGTCAAAGCCCAGCTGCCAAG GCGGGAGTCAGAGCGGAGGAACCACTCACTGGCCCGTCATGCTGACATCCTGGCTGCCGTAGAAACACGCCTCTCCCTACTCAACATGACCTTCATGAAATATGTGGACTCAAATCTCTGCTGCTTCATCCCTGGCAAG GTGATTGATGAGATCTACCGTGTGCTGCGCTATGTGAACTCTACACGCGCTCCCCAGCGAGCTCACGAGGTGCTGCAGGAGCTGCGGGACATCTCTTCCATGGCCATGGAGTACTTTGATGAAAAGATTGTCCCCATCCTGAAGAAGAGGCTTCCCGGGGCCGACCTGTCAGGGCGCCTCATCGGATCTGCCCCAG TGGCCGGCCCATCTACCTCCCTGACCACCATGTCCCTGCTGGCCAAGAACACGCCGTCGCGCTCTGAGATGACCAAGGTGCAACAGCAGGTGAAGGTGAACGGGGTGTCCATGACTGCGCTGCGGCGGGAGATGCAAGAGGTGCGCGTCAAGCAGCTGGAGCAGCAGAAGCAGCTGCAGGACCAGGAGCAGAAGCTGCTGGAGCAGACTCAGGTTATCGGGGAGCAGAATGCCCGGTTGGCTGAGCTGGAGCACAAGCTCAGGGAACTGATGGACAGTGCGGTGGGGGGAGGGGCCAGGCCAGCCGTAGCCTCCACCTCCTCGGCTTCTTCCTCAACAGGCTCAGCTGCCGTCGCCACGTCTTCTGCTGCTGTCACCACGGCAGCCAGTGCCATGGCCGCAGTGGTGGAGACAGAGGGCAGCCCACCCCTGAAACGCACCAGGAAGAGCTCAGACCTCCTGCGTCAGTCCAAACGTCTGCGCAGCAAGAAATAA